In Mesorhizobium sp. M9A.F.Ca.ET.002.03.1.2, the DNA window TTATCGTAGCCGGGATAGTGCTCGCCACTGTGCTCAAACCCAGGCCGAGTCCCGCACCCGTCGTGTAGAAATCCACCGGGTGGCGGGGCGGCGCGACATCGATCGCCGGCAAGTTGGGCGCTGTCGCATCGAAGCGTCTCACGGCTTCACGTGCAAAGGCGCATATTCCAGCGCCACCACGCCATTGCTGAACGGCGCGGCCGAGACCAGTTCCAGCGGCAGTTGCTGGCAGGAACGCTATGCCAGCTCAGGGATACTTCGTCGTGGCCTGGGGGGGCGGATCGCCCTCGAGTTCCTTCGGCAGCGGCAGACTCGAGCACCGCAAATGGATCTCGCGGGCGAACATCTTTCGCTGCTTTTGCTCGTGCTCCTTGATGGCCGCCGCGAGCCCCAATCCGTAGGGGCCAAGGAAGATGCCTGTCCCCCAACCTGGATGCTTTTTTTCGCGGGCATCATAGTCCGAAGCCTCGACACGGGCTTGCTGACATTCCGGCGATAGCCATTTCGGGTCCTGCGTCGAAAGCGACGCTCCATACTTGACCGGAGAGCTTACACATCCAGTTGCTGCCAAGGCCAGCGCGGCAAACACGGCAAGTCTCATCCCGGTTCCTTCTCCAGAGCATTTTCGAGCCTCCTTGCCGCAACCGCAGGGAGACAGCGGCGATGAGACGGGGGAACACAATTCTCGTTACCGTTGGTTTAACGAGGGGATGTGAGTGCCTGCCTCGGCGCCACTATCGGCAAGCTCGTCCGGCCTGGACTAAGCTCCCAAGATCGGATTTTGGTGTTACATCTGAGGCAGATATTCCCAAAGAACGCATTACAGGAAGATCATGGGATTCGGGGTCTTTATTCACCGCTCTGATTCGATTTACAACGACCGCCCTGCCGAGCAATATCAGTTTCCTCGCCCGTATCTGCGCCGCGTCCAAGCATGCGTCGGCGGCTGGATCATTTACTACGAACCCAGCAAGGTAAACGACACTCGTGGCTATTACGCCGTAGCCAAGGTCCAACAGGTCATTCCCGATCCTGCAACACCTGATATGTACCTCGCTCTGATTGAGCCCGGAACCTACCTCGATTTCGTCAATCCTGTTGCATTTAACGGAACCGATGGTCTCGTTGAGCGGGGCCTGCTCAATGACAAGGGACGGATTTCTGGTCGCGCTCAATCGGCCGTCCGCCCAATCAGTCCTGCCGATTTCAACCGCATTATCGACCTGGGTCTGGACACGAACGAGTTGCTGCTGCCGCGCGTTGACGAGGTCGACACGTCTATCGGTTTTCAGGATGAGCAGGCGCCATTCGAATTCGAGCAGAGCCGTGATCGCGTAAACTACATCGGATCGCGAATTGTACGGGACCGCATTTTCCGCCGCATCGTCTTGCGCGCCTATGATGAGCGGTGCGCGATCACGGGACTAAAGTTGATAAATGGCGGCGGCCGAGCAGAGGTTTCCGCCGCCCACATTCGACCAGTCGAAAAGAACGGACCCGATATCATCAACAATGGGATCGCACTGTCCGGCACCGCGCACTGGATGTTCGATCGCGGGTTGATCAGCCTATCCGATGACCTGGAAATCCTGATCTCGCGACAGGTCAATGACCTCGAC includes these proteins:
- a CDS encoding HNH endonuclease, producing the protein MGFGVFIHRSDSIYNDRPAEQYQFPRPYLRRVQACVGGWIIYYEPSKVNDTRGYYAVAKVQQVIPDPATPDMYLALIEPGTYLDFVNPVAFNGTDGLVERGLLNDKGRISGRAQSAVRPISPADFNRIIDLGLDTNELLLPRVDEVDTSIGFQDEQAPFEFEQSRDRVNYIGSRIVRDRIFRRIVLRAYDERCAITGLKLINGGGRAEVSAAHIRPVEKNGPDIINNGIALSGTAHWMFDRGLISLSDDLEILISRQVNDLDSVQAFINKTRRALPPGRQFERPHPRFLQWHREHCFKQ